A stretch of the Kazachstania africana CBS 2517 chromosome 12, complete genome genome encodes the following:
- the CDC48 gene encoding AAA family ATPase CDC48 (similar to Saccharomyces cerevisiae CDC48 (YDL126C); ancestral locus Anc_7.288), with product MGEEHKPLLDASGAVPVPEDSTATAILRRKKKDNNLLVDDATNDDNSVIAINSNTMDKLELFRGDTVLVKGKKRKDTVLIVLIDDELEDGACRINRVVRNNLRIRLGDLVTIHPCPDIKYATRISVLPIADTIEGLTGNLFDVFLKPYFVEAYRPVRKGDHFIVRGGMRQVEFKVVDVEPDEYAVVAQDTVIHWEGEPINREDEENFMNEVGYDDIGGCRKQMAQIREMVELPLRHPQLFKAIGIKPPRGVLMYGPPGTGKTLMARAVANETGAFFFLINGPEVMSKMAGESESNLRKAFEEAEKNAPAIIFIDEIDSIAPKRDKTNGEVERRVVSQLLTLMDGMKARSNVVVIAATNRPNSIDPALRRFGRFDREVDIGIPDATGRLEILRIHTKNMKLADDVDLETLAAETHGYVGADVASLCSEAAMQQIREKMDLIDLEEDEIDAEVLDSLGVTMDNFRFALGNSNPSALRETVVESVNVTWDDVGGLDDIKEELKETVEYPVLHPDQYTKFGLSPSKGVLFYGPPGTGKTLLAKAVATEVSANFISVKGPELLSMWYGESESNIRDIFDKARAAAPTVVFLDELDSIAKARGGSLGDAGGASDRVVNQLLTEMDGMNAKKNVFVIGATNRPDQIDPAILRPGRLDQLIYVPLPDEPARLSILNAQLRNTPLEPGLDLSAISKATQGFSGADLSYIVQRAAKYAIKDSIEAHRLSEATKVKNEEDVEMADNDNVKEEPQEDPVPYITKEHFAEAMKTAKRSVSDSELRRYEAYSQQMKASRGQFSNFNFTESGTDSNAPNNASSGAAFGGDNEEDDDLYS from the coding sequence ATGGGTGAAGAACACAAACCACTATTAGATGCTTCAGGAGCTGTGCCAGTTCCTGAAGATTCCACAGCCACGGCTATCctaagaagaaagaaaaaggataataatttattagtTGATGATGCCACTAACGACGATAACTCTGTTATAGCCATTAATTCAAATACTATGGATAAATTAGAATTGTTCCGTGGTGACACTGTCTTAGTGAAAGGTAAGAAGAGAAAGGATACCGTTCTTATTGTATTGATTGAcgatgaattagaagatggTGCATGTAGAATTAATCGTGTTGTTAGAAACAACCTTCGTATAAGATTGGGTGATTTAGTTACCATTCATCCATGTCCTGATATCAAATATGCCACTAGAATTTCTGTTTTACCAATTGCTGATACCATTGAAGGTTTGACAGGcaatttatttgatgtCTTTTTAAAACCTTATTTTGTTGAAGCTTACAGACCAGTCAGGAAAGGTGACCATTTCATCGTTAGAGGTGGTATGAGACAAGTAGAATTCAAAGTTGTAGACGTGGAACCTGATGAATATGCCGTTGTCGCTCAAGATACTGTCATTCACTGGGAAGGGGAACCAATCAACAGagaggatgaagaaaattttatgaatGAAGTTGGTTACGATGATATTGGTGGATGTCGTAAACAAATGGCACAAATTAGAGAAATGGTAGAATTACCTTTAAGACATCCACAGTTGTTTAAAGCCATTGGTATTAAACCACCAAGAGGTGTTCTTATGTACGGTCCTCCAGGTACTGGTAAGACTTTAATGGCTAGAGCTGTTGCAAATGAAACAGgtgcattttttttcttaatcaATGGTCCAGAAGTTATGTCTAAAATGGCTGGTGAATCAGAATCGAATTTAAGAAaagcttttgaagaagctgaaaaaaatgcacCAGCAATTATCTTTatagatgaaattgattccATCGCTCCAAAGAGAGATAAGACTAATGGTGAAGTCGAAAGAAGGGTTGTCTCACAATTATTAACTTTGATGGATGGTATGAAAGCTAGATCTAATGTTGTTGTTATAGCCGCCACTAACAGACCAAACTCCATCGATCCTGCCTTAAGAAGATTCGGTAGATTTGATCGTGAAGTTGATATTGGTATTCCAGATGCCACTGGTAGATTAGAAATTTTACGTATTCACACTAAAAACATGAAGTTAGCTGATGACGTCGATTTAGAAACTTTAGCTGCCGAAACTCATGGTTATGTTGGTGCTGATGTTGCTTCTTTATGTTCAGAGGCTGCCATGCAACAAATTCGTGAGAAAATGGATTTGATCgatttagaagaagatgaaattgatgctGAAGTTTTAGATTCCTTAGGTGTTACTATGGACAATTTTAGATTTGCCTTAGGTAACTCCAATCCATCTGCATTACGTGAAACCGTTGTCGAAAGTGTTAATGTCACTTGGGATGACGTTGGTGGTTTGGACGATATTAAGgaagaattaaaagaaaCTGTCGAATACCCAGTCTTACATCCAGATCAATACACAAAATTCGGTTTATCTCCTTCAAAGGGTGTTTTGTTCTATGGTCCACCTGGTACGGGTAAGACCTTATTAGCTAAAGCTGTCGCCACTGAAGTTTCAGCAAATTTCATCTCCGTTAAGGGTCCAGAATTATTAAGTATGTGGTACGGTGAATCTGAATCTAATATTCGtgacatttttgataaGGCTAGAGCTGCTGCTCCAACTGTCGTCTTTttagatgaattagatTCTATTGCTAAAGCAAGAGGTGGTTCTTTAGGCGATGCTGGTGGTGCTTCAGATAGAGTTGTTAATCAATTATTAACTGAAATGGATGGTATGAATGCTAAGAAGAATGTTTTCGTCATTGGTGCCACAAATAGACCAGATCAAATCGATCCGGCTATTTTAAGACCAGGTAGATTAGATCAATTGATTTACGTCCCATTACCTGATGAACCAGCTAGATTATCTATCTTAAATGCTCAATTAAGAAACACACCACTTGAACCAGGTCTTGATTTGAGTGCCATTTCTAAAGCTACACAAGGTTTCTCAGGTGCTGATTTATCATACATTGTTCAAAGAGCAGCTAAGTATGCTATCAAAGATTCTATTGAAGCTCACAGATTGAGTGAAGCAACCAAGGTCaagaatgaagaagatgttgAAATGGCTGACAATGATAATGTTAAGGAAGAACCACAAGAAGATCCAGTTCCATATATTACTAAAGAACATTTCGCCGAAGCAATGAAGACTGCCAAACGTTCTGTCTCAGATTCTGAATTACGTCGTTATGAAGCTTACTCCCAACAAATGAAGGCTTCAAGAGGGCAATTCAGTAATTTCAACTTTACTGAGTCTGGTACTGACTCTAATGCCCCTAATAATGCCTCATCAGGTGCTGCTTTCGGTGGTGATAATGAAGAGGATGATGACTTATACAGTTAG
- the KAFR0L01200 gene encoding cyclin family protein (similar to Saccharomyces cerevisiae PCL9 (YDL179W) and PCL2 (YDL127W); ancestral locus Anc_7.289): MMSDYEALLRFSQYPISQDMIKYLEDRTKALVTVKNTNGSSSQLPTLNDFICNLVIRSRVNTSTLMSTTVFLNKLKEILPRNVSGMETTRHRIFLGCLILSAKTLNDCSPTNKYWSQHCDGLISVREINKIERELLKYFNWDVTIKVEELTKSLQRFLARNSVKCIPQNMLCLNKEQRYDNFVRQANSLALSPSSSEETLCSSSLESSPAKKGIPNEFVPIYTEVFAKRRNSLIGSVEVKQMIRSRTDHPMKDLKLEYGNEKNLIKKIKRMGWHSIFKL, translated from the coding sequence ATGATGTCAGATTACGAGGCTCTGTTAAGATTTAGTCAGTATCCTATATCTCAAGATATGATTAAGTATTTGGAAGACAGGACAAAAGCACTTGTTACAGTCAAAAATACTAATGGGTCCAGTTCCCAACTGCCTACTCtaaatgattttatatGCAATTTGGTTATCAGATCTCGTGTCAATACCTCAACTTTAATGTCAACTACtgtatttttgaataaactAAAAGAAATCCTGCCCCGCAATGTAAGTGGTATGGAAACAACAAGACATCGAATATTCTTGGGCTGTTTGATACTCTCTGCAAAGACTTTAAACGATTGCTCTCCAACAAATAAATACTGGTCGCAGCATTGTGACGGTTTGATTAGTGTCAGagaaataaacaaaattgaaagggagttattgaaatattttaattgGGATGTCACGATAAAAGTCGAGGAGCTAACTAAGAGCCTCCAACGATTCCTTGCAAGAAACAGTGTGAAATGTATTCCTCAGAATATGTTGTGCCTCAACAAAGAACAAAGGTATGATAACTTTGTAAGGCAAGCCAATTCGCTAGCATTGTCACCAAGCTCAAGTGAGGAGACTTTATGCTCCTCATCATTGGAATCTTCACCTGCTAAAAAAGGAATTCCAAATGAATTTGTTCCAATCTATACTGAGGTTTTCgcaaaaagaagaaacagCTTAATAGGATCAGTTGAAGTGAAACAAATGATAAGAAGCAGAACGGATCACCCGATGAAAGACCTAAAGCTAGAATATGGCAATGAAAAAAACCTCattaaaaagattaaaCGTATGGGGTGGCATtctatattcaaattatag
- the VCX1 gene encoding Vcx1p (similar to Saccharomyces cerevisiae VCX1 (YDL128W); ancestral locus Anc_7.290) gives MMDARTPLLTADARYSIDSNNENPSKYEAAKVDLQYVIYSSPLNILLIFVPLGIFWGVMEFSHTWVFIFNFLAIVPLAAILAYATEELAEKAGSTVGGLLNATFGNAVELIVSVIALKGGQVRIVQASMLGSLLSNLLLVLGFCFVCGGYNRVQQTFNQTAAQTMSSLLAISCASLLIPAAFKATLPEGHFDKLIDEKILSLSRGTSIILLIVYVLFLFFQLRTHHVMFEQQNEETEEIVGQYSTKPEHSLSRNSSISFLLAATILVSICADYLVGAIDSVVASSGLSKTFIGLIVIPIVGNAAEHVTSVMVAMKNKMDLAIGVAIGSSLQIALFVTPFMVLVGWLIDVPMTLNFSTFETATLFISVFLSNYLVLDGESNWLEGVMSLSMYLLIAMAFYYYPDIDVLNKL, from the coding sequence ATGATGGATGCTAGAACACCATTATTAACGGCAGATGCACGTTATTCTAtagattcaaataatgaaaatccATCCAAATATGAAGCAGCCAAAGTAGATTTACAGTATGTTATTTATTCTTCAccattaaatattttgctGATTTTTGTGCCACTGGGGATATTCTGGGGGGTTATGGAATTTTCTCATACATGGgtctttatcttcaatttcttagCTATTGTTCCACTTGCTGCTATATTGGCCTATGCTACTGAGGAACTCGCTGAGAAGGCAGGTAGTACTGTCGGTGGACTATTAAATGCAACTTTTGGTAACGCTGTTGAGTTGATTGTATCGGTAATCGCTTTGAAAGGAGGTCAAGTAAGAATTGTTCAAGCTTCAATGTTAGGTAGTTTGTTGTCAAATTTGTTACTAGTACTAGGTTTCTGTTTCGTCTGTGGTGGTTACAACAGAGTGCAACAGACTTTCAATCAAACTGCCGCACAAACTATGTCCTCGCTTTTAGCTATATCATGTGCTTCCTTATTGATTCCTGCTGCGTTTAAGGCTACTTTGCCAGAAGGTCATTTCGATAAGTTGATTGACGAGAAAATCTTGTCCTTAAGCAGAGGAACGTCcataattttattgattgtaTACGtcttatttttgtttttccaATTACGTACACACCATGTTATGTTTGAACAGCAGAATGAAGAGacagaagaaattgttggTCAATATTCTACTAAACCGGAACATAGCCTGAGTAGAAATTCCtctatttcatttttactTGCAGCCACTATTTTAGTATCTATTTGTGCAGATTATTTAGTTGGTGCTATTGACTCTGTAGTTGCATCGAGTGGTTTGTCCAAGACATTTATCGGTTTAATTGTCATCCCAATTGTTGGTAATGCGGCAGAACATGTCACTTCTGTCATGGTTGCtatgaaaaataagatGGATCTGGCTATAGGTGTTGCCATTGGGTCCTCTTTGCAAATAGCATTATTTGTGACGCCGTTTATGGTACTTGTTGGTTGGCTCATTGATGTTCCAATGACATTAAACTTTTCAACGTTCGAGACAGCCACACTATTTATTTCTGTCTTTTTATCAAACTATCTGGTTTTAGATGGGGAGTCTAACTGGTTAGAAGGTGTTATGTCTCTATCCATGTATTTATTGATTGCTATGGCATTCTATTACTACCCAGATATTGACGTTTTAAACAAGTtatga
- the AIT1 gene encoding Ait1p (similar to Saccharomyces cerevisiae YDL180W; ancestral locus Anc_7.291), which yields MTRINHAATYYMPLLCSNKPYVRISTVTLCFLIYVIFYLFSKLLASEYRDEPQMFKPDAQDYFRTILLGVFSPYVFIFFKRFIINIKGSYILSNLFLDFFINDWFLFCILIGLAYPQVQNTIDPSFNHHLDHNSSVWQIIPRQSFLFGIAWSLGEFSISIMSNLSTFLEIPSNSSRISVTDHNNTNHSPNSINRQNITLSKCVGVRRVSSSISSNVYSSDLTKYHSKYGSIDDLRNETTTTKTNEEGKILIVDPSDNSLRLTSSILEANNIKQPQRDPILYKDKGFVWIQYDENNTSLRRFYEATSARDLLVHYLFVLFILVSNIMLLVGESLILSMYFIYVPKHDVLFTKPVNYFGTRTITYYLLCVVVPFTTINCLVNIIALFWNDIDEWYNGHLTTTSLYQNNFLQKYFSCYTDINKLQQFRKPNEVTGPTQPPFPYTIPDSPIFLNDSLIYYDRVNTTSIVTPTKWTLKAFLRYITDLWKDLSGNDAFIILSTFFWSLLVLITGILCSIIV from the coding sequence ATGACTCGAATAAACCATGCTGCTACGTATTACATGCCTTTACTATGTTCCAATAAACCCTACGTTCGTATATCCACAGTAACCCTCTGTTTCCTGATCTATGTAATTTTCTatttgttttcaaaattgcTTGCCTCAGAATACAGAGATGAGCCACAGATGTTCAAACCAGATGCTCAGGACTATTTTAGAACCATACTATTGGGAGTCTTTTCGCCTTACgttttcatattctttaaaagattcataataaatatcaaaggCAGTTACATTTTGAGTAATCTCTTTCTCGATTTCTTCATAAATGATTGGTTTCTATTCTGCATATTGATTGGTTTAGCATACCCTCAGGTCCAAAATACAATTGACCCTTCTTTTAATCATCACCTCGATCACAATTCCTCCGTTTGGCAAATTATACCGAGACAATCATTCTTATTTGGTATTGCATGGTCATTAGGGGAATTTTCCATCTCAATAATGTCTAATCTTTCAACTTTCCTAGAGATCCCATCAAATTCCTCTCGTATTTCAGTCACTGatcataataatacaaatCATAGCCCAAATTCCATCAATAGACAAAATATTACACTGTCGAAATGTGTAGGGGTACGAAGAGTctcatcttcaatttcatcaaatgttTACTCATCAGATTtaacaaaatatcattCTAAATATGGCAgtattgatgatttaagaaatgaaaCGACAACAACCAAGACAAATGAAGAGGGTAAAATATTGATAGTGGATCCGTCAGATAATTCCTTAAGGTTGACATCATCTATCCTCGAGGCTAATAACATCAAACAGCCCCAAAGGGATCCTATTCTGTACAAGGATAAGGGTTTTGTTTGGATCCAATATGATGAGAATAATACTTCATTGAGAAGATTTTATGAAGCTACATCAGCAAGAGATCTTTTAGTACATTATCTCTTTGTACTTTTCATTCTAGTGAGTAACATAATGCTGCTGGTAGGAGAATCTTTAATACTTTCAATGTATTTCATCTATGTTCCAAAACATGACGTGTTATTCACTAAACCTGTCAACTATTTTGGCACAAGAACAATTACTTATTACTTACTGTGTGTTGTAGTACCTTTCACGACAATAAATTGTCTGGTAAATATAATTGCCTTATTCTGGAATGACATTGATGAATGGTACAATGGACATCTAACTACGACAAGTCTCtatcaaaataattttttacaaaaatatttcagtTGCTATACAGATATCAACAAACTCCAACAGTTTAGAAAGCCTAATGAAGTAACAGGCCCTACACAACCTCCATTTCCTTATACAATTCCTGATTCACCTATCTTTCTTAATGATTCTCTTATCTACTACGATAGGGTGAACACTACATCAATTGTAACACCGACCAAATGGACCCTTAAAGCATTCCTAAGATATATTACTGATCTTTGGAAGGATCTATCAGGGAATGATGCATTTATCATACTTTCGACGTTCTTTTGGAGTTTGCTCGTCCTTATTACGGGCATACTCTGTAGCATTATCGtgtaa
- the RPP1B gene encoding ribosomal protein P1 beta (similar to Saccharomyces cerevisiae RPP1B (YDL130W); ancestral locus Anc_7.293), translated as MSDAIISYAAFILADAGLEVTADNLLAVTKAAGASVDNVWADVYAKALEGKDLKEILSGFHNAGPVASAGAAGAAASGAAAGEAAEEAAEEEEEESDADMGFGLFD; from the exons ATGTCTGACGCTATCATCTCTTACGCTGCTTTTATCTTAGCTGATGCCGGTTTAGAAGTCACCGCTGACAACTTATTAGCTGTCACCAAGGCTGCTGGTGCCTCCGTTGACAAC GTCTGGGCTGATGTTTACGCTAAGGCTTTAGAAGGTAAGGACTTAAAGGAAATCTTATCTGGTTTCCACAACGCTGGTCCAGTCGCCTCTGCTGGTGCCGCTGGTGCCGCTGCCTCCGGTGCTGCTGCCGGTGAAGCTGCTGAAGAAGctgctgaagaagaagaagaagaatccGACGCTGACATGGGTTTCGGTTTATTCGATTAA